From one Anopheles bellator chromosome 1, idAnoBellAS_SP24_06.2, whole genome shotgun sequence genomic stretch:
- the LOC131215459 gene encoding tubulin beta chain-like — MREIVVFHLGQCGNRVAESFWENICDEHCLNQEGRFVGDHYLPLQRINVYFDESPCCNYVPRTVFADLDQGSLDYLRCSSYGRLFSPDSFIGGQTSAGNNWARGYHTEGAELLDLIVNSARRMVEGCDCLQGFQLVHSIGGGTGSGLGTLLLENLHDLYPSKIRNTFSVIPSPKVSEVVVEPYNSVLALSSMIQSSDETFCLDNEALYNICTNTLRMTRPALDDLNHLVASAMAGITCSFRYPGQLNSDLRKLLTNMVPYRKLHFFVPGLAPLCSREAECYRQTTVPELVHQLFDTNNLMAACNPASGTYLTAAAIFRGRLSTRTIEEQMSEMRSKNPRSFSSFIPNNIKCAICDIPPRGQKMSATFVANTTAITQLFRRLTKQFSTMFRQKAFLHWYMSEGMEESEFVDMERKLASLVEEYGSYDLASTPI, encoded by the coding sequence atgcgtgaaattgTAGTGTTTCATTTGGGTCAATGCGGCAACCGTGTTGCGGAAAGCTTCTGGGAAAACATCTGCGACGAGCACTGTTTGAACCAAGAAGGGCGATTTGTGGGCGATCATTACCTGCCGCTACAGCGAATCAATGTGTACTTTGACGAGTCCCCGTGTTGTAATTATGTGCCCCGGACAGTTTTCGCAGACCTCGACCAGGGTTCGCTAGATTACCTTCGCTGCTCCAGCTACGGACGGCTGTTCTCGCCGGACAGCTTCATTGGCGGGCAGACAAGTGCTGGAAACAACTGGGCCCGAGGTTACCACACCGAGGGAGCTGAGCTGCTGGATCTAATCGTGAACTCCGCTCGAAGAATGGTTGAAGGATGCGATTGCTTACAAGGGTTCCAGTTGGTACACTCAAttggcggtggcaccggatCCGGTCTGGGAACGCTTTTGCTCGAAAATCTTCACGATCTGTACCCGAGTAAGATCCGAAACACATTCAGTGTCATTCCTTCGCCGAAGGTATCGGAAGTGGTAGTGGAACCGTACAACTCGGTGTTGGCTCTTAGCTCGATGATCCAGTCGAGTGACGAAACGTTTTGTCTCGACAATGAAGCTCTTTACAACATCTGCACGAACACCCTCCGTATGACGCGTCCAGCTCTGGACGATCTAAACCATCTAGTGGCGTCCGCGATGGCCGGTATTACATGCAGCTTTCGCTATCCTGGTCAGCTTAACTCCGATCTGCGCAAGCTGCTCACCAACATGGTCCCGTACCGGAAGCTGCATTTTTTCGTTCCTGGCCTCGCTCCGCTTTGCTCGCGGGAAGCGGAATGTTACCGGCAAACGACTGTGCCGGAGCTGGTACACCAACTGTTCGACACCAATAACCTGATGGCAGCTTGTAACCCTGCGAGTGGAACTTATCTGACGGCGGCTGCCATATTCAGAGGAAGGCTGTCCACACGAACCATTGAGGAGCAGATGAGTGAAATGCGCTCCAAGAATCCGCGATCGTTTAGCTCGTTCATACCGAACAATATCAAGTGTGCTATTTGCGACATACCGCCAAGGGGCCAAAAGATGTCGGCCACGTTCGTCGCCAACACGACGGCTATCACGCAGCTGTTCCGGCGCCTTACTAAACAGTTTTCCACCATGTTCCGTCAGAAGGCGTTTCTTCACTGGTACATGAGCGAGGGCATGGAAGAGAGCGAATTTGTGGATATGGAACGGAAGTTGGCTAGCTTGGTAGAGGAATACGGTAGCTACGACCTGGCCAGTACACCCATCTAG